In Campylobacter mucosalis, a single window of DNA contains:
- a CDS encoding pseudouridine synthase, with translation MRLNKFISHNTNYSRREADELVKQGKVSVNNRVVGEFVSVSDDDKVKINGKLVKLKKDFTMIVYHKQKGELVTKKDDRGRKTIYDNLPRGFSKFVSIGRLDYASEGLLLLTDAPAIATALMNSNIEREYYLKIKGEINEEVKIAMREGFFASDATKGAHAKSKITSMEFAPFVSFEIFGSSGGYTKLRVMINEGKNRELRRFFGYFDLEVMDLKRVSFGRVDLGMLKEGKWRYFEKSEYDDLRDFLKVNNVRY, from the coding sequence ATGCGTCTAAATAAATTCATCTCTCATAACACAAACTACTCACGCCGTGAGGCTGATGAGCTAGTAAAACAAGGCAAGGTTAGCGTTAATAACAGAGTTGTTGGTGAGTTTGTTAGTGTTAGTGATGATGATAAGGTAAAGATAAATGGTAAGCTTGTAAAGCTAAAAAAAGATTTTACGATGATAGTTTATCACAAACAAAAGGGTGAGCTAGTAACTAAAAAAGATGATAGGGGTCGAAAGACTATTTATGATAATTTGCCACGCGGATTTTCTAAATTTGTAAGCATTGGACGGCTTGATTATGCGAGTGAAGGACTGCTTTTGCTTACGGACGCACCAGCGATTGCGACTGCTTTGATGAATAGCAACATTGAGCGTGAATACTACCTAAAAATAAAGGGCGAGATAAACGAAGAGGTAAAAATAGCGATGAGAGAGGGCTTTTTTGCCAGTGACGCAACAAAGGGTGCTCACGCAAAAAGCAAAATAACATCAATGGAATTTGCCCCGTTTGTTTCGTTTGAAATTTTTGGTAGCAGTGGTGGTTATACAAAGCTTAGAGTGATGATAAACGAGGGTAAAAACCGCGAACTTAGAAGGTTTTTTGGCTACTTTGACCTTGAAGTTATGGACTTAAAGCGTGTTAGCTTTGGCAGGGTTGATTTAGGTATGCTAAAAGAGGGTAAATGGCGATACTTTGAAAAAAGTGAATACGATGATTTGCGTGATTTTTTAAAGGTTAATAACGTGCGTTACTAA
- a CDS encoding methyl-accepting chemotaxis protein, translated as MPILKTQATLAVVFIVLLCLFVFFLLKKSLSPISIIQNKLNEVFAFVTHEAPVPSRLEIYTNDEFSQMSDNINKNIDKVTQGVKLDNTMISELNNVANLMIKGNLGAKISSDPNNPALVQLKELLNTFFNSISKNLTDVVDVLNSYTKNDFTATIELPNGIEGELKDMILGVKNMGSEVSKMLNTNLNQAEILENRAQILAQSMKELTDGANSQASSLQESAAAVEQMSSSMSAVSQKTQDVIRQSDEIKNIITIIRDIADQTNLLALNAAIEAARAGEHGRGFAVVADEVRKLAERTQKSLGEIEANTNVLAQSINEMSESIKEQADGISMINQSVAQIDNLTRANVGVANRTNEVTAEVDNMAKTIAEDVRKKKF; from the coding sequence ATGCCTATTTTAAAAACACAAGCGACACTCGCCGTGGTCTTTATAGTGTTGCTATGTTTGTTTGTCTTTTTCTTGCTTAAAAAATCGCTCAGCCCAATTAGCATAATCCAAAATAAGCTAAACGAGGTCTTTGCCTTTGTTACGCACGAAGCACCAGTGCCTTCAAGGCTAGAGATTTACACAAACGATGAATTTTCGCAAATGAGCGATAATATCAACAAAAATATCGACAAGGTCACACAGGGTGTCAAGCTTGACAACACGATGATTTCAGAGCTAAACAATGTCGCAAATTTGATGATAAAAGGAAATTTGGGAGCTAAAATTTCATCAGACCCAAACAACCCAGCGCTTGTTCAGTTAAAAGAGCTTTTAAATACCTTTTTTAACTCAATCTCAAAGAATTTAACAGATGTCGTAGATGTGCTAAACTCATACACCAAAAACGATTTTACCGCGACAATCGAGCTACCAAATGGCATTGAGGGTGAGTTAAAGGATATGATTTTGGGCGTTAAAAATATGGGAAGTGAAGTTTCAAAAATGCTTAATACCAACCTAAATCAAGCTGAAATTTTAGAAAACAGGGCTCAAATTTTAGCCCAAAGTATGAAAGAGCTAACCGACGGCGCAAACTCTCAAGCTAGTTCACTTCAAGAAAGTGCAGCCGCAGTTGAGCAGATGTCAAGCTCAATGAGCGCGGTTAGTCAAAAAACTCAGGATGTAATCCGCCAAAGTGATGAGATAAAAAATATCATCACAATTATCCGTGATATCGCTGATCAGACAAATTTACTTGCCCTAAATGCTGCCATTGAAGCGGCTCGTGCTGGGGAGCACGGACGTGGCTTTGCAGTCGTTGCTGACGAGGTTAGAAAACTAGCCGAACGCACTCAAAAAAGCCTAGGCGAGATAGAGGCAAATACAAACGTCCTAGCTCAGTCAATCAACGAAATGAGCGAGAGCATAAAAGAACAAGCTGACGGTATAAGTATGATAAATCAGTCGGTGGCTCAAATTGATAACCTAACTCGTGCAAACGTTGGCGTAGCAAACCGTACAAACGAAGTAACTGCCGAAGTTGATAATATGGCTAAAACAATCGCGGAAGATGTAAGAAAGAAAAAATTCTAA
- the larB gene encoding nickel pincer cofactor biosynthesis protein LarB yields MNEREILDIYSAIKCGKLDENGLINALKNYPFDDIGCAKIDRQRELRNGVSEVIYGAGKTANEIKKIVEHITSYDKNMLITRTNEEVFNLLKPNFNDISFNERGKTISIRVKPISLTDSFIAIVSAGTSDMAVVEEAYESALMLGNSVKKITDVGVAGIHRLFLKLDEIRDARVVIAVAGMEGALPSVIAGLVDKPVIAVPTSVGYGTSFGGISALLSMLNSCANGITVVNIDNGYGAAYNASIINHL; encoded by the coding sequence ATGAATGAAAGAGAAATTTTAGATATTTATAGTGCTATAAAATGTGGCAAACTTGATGAGAACGGGCTTATAAACGCCCTTAAAAACTACCCATTTGATGATATTGGTTGTGCTAAGATAGATCGCCAAAGAGAGCTTAGAAACGGCGTTTCAGAGGTCATTTATGGTGCTGGTAAAACTGCAAATGAGATTAAAAAAATCGTAGAGCATATCACAAGCTACGATAAAAACATGCTAATAACTAGAACAAATGAAGAAGTTTTTAACCTACTTAAGCCAAATTTTAACGATATAAGCTTTAATGAGCGAGGCAAAACGATAAGCATACGAGTAAAGCCAATAAGCCTAACCGATAGTTTTATAGCCATCGTATCGGCTGGGACATCTGATATGGCAGTTGTTGAAGAGGCTTATGAAAGTGCTTTAATGCTAGGAAATAGCGTAAAAAAAATAACAGATGTTGGGGTAGCTGGAATACATAGGCTATTTTTAAAGCTAGATGAGATAAGAGATGCCAGGGTTGTAATCGCAGTTGCTGGTATGGAGGGTGCACTTCCTAGCGTTATAGCTGGACTTGTAGATAAGCCAGTAATAGCCGTGCCAACTAGTGTCGGCTATGGGACTAGCTTTGGTGGAATTTCTGCACTCTTATCTATGCTTAATAGCTGTGCAAACGGTATAACGGTCGTAAATATCGACAACGGATATGGTGCTGCATATAACGCAAGTATTATAAATCATCTTTAA
- a CDS encoding FAD-dependent oxidoreductase, whose amino-acid sequence MQQKHFDVVIVGAGITGTALFYELAAFSDIKKVAILEKYEGVATLNSNGKGNSQTIHFGDIETNYTLQKAQKVSKIANMPVKYALKYGYNEKFMFSHQKMTLGVGEDEVCKLKDRYEIFKQTYPYLELYGKDELKQIEPNVVFDERGNERKEDIIAIGTTKGQYTTMDFGAMSDSLVKNAKDLGGDGFELYLNCNVQEIKKIGDTFYLKTSDNQSISASYVVVDAGAHSLYLAHKMGYGLELSTLPVAGSFYFTKKRLLNGKVYMVQNDKLPFAALHGDPDILMDGCTRFGPTALVIPKLERYRGLSSFFDFFSTLRLDTSMFKILKDLLSQDDIRNYMLRNFLFEIPLLNKKEFAKDAKKIIPSLKESDIYYAHGFGGVRPQVINHNTCKLELGEGKIKTDDGIIFNMTPSPGATSCFENARCDLVGICDFLGKTFDEEKFKAEFID is encoded by the coding sequence ATGCAACAAAAACATTTTGATGTAGTTATAGTTGGTGCTGGTATTACTGGGACGGCACTTTTTTATGAGTTGGCAGCTTTTAGCGATATTAAAAAAGTGGCGATTTTGGAAAAATACGAGGGCGTTGCTACATTAAATTCAAACGGAAAAGGCAACTCGCAGACCATTCATTTTGGCGACATAGAGACAAACTACACGCTCCAAAAAGCACAAAAAGTCAGCAAAATAGCAAATATGCCTGTCAAATACGCTTTAAAATACGGCTACAATGAAAAATTTATGTTTTCTCATCAAAAGATGACATTGGGCGTTGGTGAAGATGAGGTTTGTAAGTTAAAAGATAGGTATGAAATTTTTAAACAAACTTATCCGTATCTTGAGCTTTACGGCAAAGATGAGTTAAAACAGATAGAGCCAAATGTGGTTTTTGATGAGCGTGGAAATGAACGAAAAGAGGATATTATCGCCATTGGCACGACAAAGGGTCAATATACCACAATGGACTTTGGCGCGATGTCTGACTCTCTTGTGAAAAACGCAAAAGATCTTGGCGGAGATGGTTTTGAGCTTTACTTAAACTGCAATGTTCAGGAGATTAAAAAGATAGGCGATACGTTTTATCTAAAAACCAGCGATAATCAGTCCATAAGTGCAAGTTACGTTGTCGTCGACGCTGGGGCGCACTCGCTTTATTTGGCACATAAAATGGGCTATGGCTTAGAGCTTAGCACTCTGCCAGTGGCTGGTAGCTTTTATTTTACGAAAAAGCGTCTTTTAAACGGCAAGGTCTATATGGTTCAAAATGACAAGCTACCATTTGCCGCACTTCACGGCGATCCTGATATTTTGATGGACGGTTGTACTCGCTTTGGACCAACGGCACTTGTGATACCAAAGCTAGAGCGATATCGTGGGCTTTCTAGCTTTTTTGACTTTTTTAGCACACTTAGACTAGATACTAGCATGTTTAAAATTTTAAAAGATCTGCTATCTCAAGATGATATTAGAAATTATATGCTTAGAAATTTCTTGTTTGAGATACCTTTGCTTAATAAAAAAGAATTTGCAAAAGACGCAAAAAAGATAATCCCAAGCTTAAAAGAGAGCGATATCTACTATGCACACGGATTTGGTGGTGTAAGACCACAGGTGATAAATCATAACACTTGTAAACTAGAGCTCGGCGAGGGTAAGATTAAGACAGATGATGGCATTATTTTTAATATGACACCAAGTCCTGGTGCGACGAGTTGTTTTGAAAATGCACGTTGTGATCTTGTAGGCATTTGCGATTTTTTGGGTAAGACATTTGATGAAGAGAAATTTAAAGCGGAATTTATAGATTAG
- a CDS encoding alanine/glycine:cation symporter family protein, with protein sequence MDFLTDIVNTINGFLWGPYFLIALLCGTGIYFTIRLRFVQIFKFKIASHRLFGSFSLHGEAAGKDGMSSFQAVATSVAAQVGTGNLVGASTAIIMGGPGAIFWMWIAAFFGMATNFAEICLAQIYKTKDDSGHVIGGPAFYISKGLGGKFGKILATFFAVAIILALGFMGNMVQANSITGGFEGAFNVPKWFSGAVLALICTIVFIGGVKRITRVAEKVVPIMAICYVLVGLVIIAVNFKEIPGVVALIFKAAFNHSAAWGGATGATIAAAMRYGIARGLFSNEAGMGSTPHAHAAAKTKHPVEQAVLGVMSVFIDTFVVLNITVFVILTSGVIEFSAVGKPVFEGITLVQEAFSSHLLGHTFGYSFIAVCLFFFAFTTIVGWYYFGEINVRYLFGKKGIKYFQILVVAFVFLGSLLKVKLVWELADMFNGLMVLPNLIAILILSPIVLKLLNDYDSGKAYEASDYIK encoded by the coding sequence ATGGATTTTTTAACCGATATCGTCAATACCATTAATGGCTTTCTTTGGGGACCATACTTTCTTATCGCTTTACTTTGTGGCACAGGTATTTACTTTACGATACGGCTTAGATTTGTTCAAATTTTTAAATTTAAAATCGCATCTCATAGGCTTTTTGGTAGCTTTTCACTTCACGGCGAGGCAGCTGGAAAAGATGGTATGAGCTCATTTCAGGCGGTTGCGACATCGGTTGCGGCACAGGTTGGTACGGGCAACTTAGTTGGTGCTTCGACTGCTATTATTATGGGTGGGCCAGGTGCTATTTTTTGGATGTGGATTGCTGCATTTTTTGGTATGGCGACCAATTTTGCCGAAATATGTTTAGCTCAAATTTATAAAACAAAAGATGACAGCGGACACGTTATAGGTGGTCCTGCGTTTTATATCTCAAAAGGTCTTGGTGGGAAATTTGGCAAAATTTTAGCCACTTTTTTTGCTGTTGCTATTATTTTAGCTCTCGGTTTTATGGGAAATATGGTTCAGGCAAACTCAATAACAGGTGGCTTTGAGGGTGCATTTAACGTGCCAAAATGGTTTAGCGGAGCAGTTTTGGCGTTAATTTGCACGATTGTATTTATAGGTGGCGTAAAACGCATAACAAGAGTTGCTGAAAAAGTCGTGCCTATAATGGCTATCTGCTATGTTTTAGTCGGGCTTGTGATAATTGCTGTAAATTTTAAAGAGATACCAGGCGTTGTTGCTTTGATATTCAAAGCAGCATTTAACCACTCAGCCGCTTGGGGTGGTGCGACAGGTGCTACAATCGCTGCTGCGATGAGATACGGCATAGCTAGGGGGCTATTTTCAAATGAGGCAGGTATGGGCTCGACTCCACATGCACACGCCGCTGCAAAGACAAAACACCCAGTTGAGCAGGCGGTTTTGGGTGTAATGAGTGTTTTTATAGATACTTTTGTGGTTTTAAATATCACGGTTTTTGTTATCCTGACTTCTGGTGTGATCGAGTTTAGTGCGGTCGGTAAGCCTGTTTTTGAGGGTATTACGCTTGTTCAAGAGGCGTTTTCATCGCACCTTTTGGGTCACACTTTTGGCTACTCTTTTATTGCTGTGTGTCTATTTTTCTTTGCATTTACGACTATTGTTGGCTGGTATTATTTTGGTGAGATAAATGTTCGTTATCTTTTTGGTAAAAAGGGCATAAAGTATTTTCAAATTTTAGTTGTTGCGTTTGTGTTTTTGGGAAGTCTTTTAAAAGTAAAACTCGTTTGGGAGTTAGCAGATATGTTTAATGGACTTATGGTATTGCCAAATTTGATTGCTATTTTGATTTTAAGCCCTATCGTGCTAAAACTTTTAAACGACTATGATAGTGGCAAGGCGTATGAGGCTAGTGATTATATAAAATAA
- the larE gene encoding ATP-dependent sacrificial sulfur transferase LarE encodes MRKIEQLKEQLIGYKNLAVAFSGGVDSSFLLNVANEVLGKNVSAFTIDSPYMARYEIDEAKEFCKEKGINHIIINAQISEQIATNPLMRCYFCKSNVFKMLIAKGRELGFENFADGTNKDDLGEFRPGLKALSELGVISPLTIFTKDEIRKFSKELGLKTHDKPSYACLLTRLPQDYKFSLDDIKIVELAETTMMSYGYKNVRARYDTKCIKIELNQKDMSKFLADENFKEIIKTLNSLGKHDIVLDLKGLRQEVLK; translated from the coding sequence GTGAGAAAAATTGAGCAGTTAAAAGAGCAGTTAATAGGCTATAAAAACCTAGCAGTTGCATTTTCAGGCGGAGTAGATAGCTCATTTTTACTAAACGTTGCAAACGAAGTTTTAGGCAAAAATGTATCTGCATTTACGATAGATAGCCCATATATGGCAAGGTATGAGATAGATGAGGCAAAGGAGTTTTGCAAAGAAAAAGGCATAAATCACATCATCATAAACGCACAAATTTCAGAGCAGATCGCGACAAATCCACTAATGAGATGCTACTTTTGCAAAAGCAACGTGTTTAAAATGTTAATAGCAAAGGGGCGTGAGCTTGGCTTTGAAAATTTTGCAGATGGGACAAATAAAGATGACTTGGGTGAGTTTAGACCAGGACTTAAAGCACTAAGTGAGCTTGGCGTCATAAGTCCGCTTACCATTTTTACAAAAGATGAGATTAGAAAATTTTCAAAAGAGCTTGGTCTAAAAACACACGATAAGCCAAGTTATGCCTGTTTGCTAACTCGTTTGCCACAAGATTATAAATTTAGCTTAGATGATATAAAAATAGTTGAACTAGCAGAAACAACGATGATGAGCTACGGATATAAAAATGTCCGTGCTAGATATGACACAAAATGCATAAAAATAGAGCTAAATCAAAAAGATATGTCTAAATTTTTAGCAGATGAAAATTTCAAAGAGATCATAAAGACATTAAACAGCCTTGGCAAACACGATATTGTGCTTGATTTAAAGGGTTTAAGACAAGAAGTTTTAAAATGA
- a CDS encoding anaerobic C4-dicarboxylate transporter has translation MEFLTSLSESTQFTLQLIVVLGCLFYGAKKGGMALGILGGIGLIILVFGFGMAPGKPAVDVILTILAVVVASATLQATGGLDVMLQIAEKVLRKNPKFVCILAPFCGWLLTILCGTGHTVYTLLPIIYDVSIKSGIRPERPLAATTISSQLAIIASPVSVAGVSMVAVLLGTGTAIAGFSSYLDLLKVTIPSTFLGMIFIGIYSIFRGKDLDKDEEFQAKLKDPEQKKYIYGSDDVKSFIGIKLPAKQWNSMWIFLAAIAVVAVLGYYKELRPSWNVSKDAAVVQIMVDLPTEKKVLKAISVKEGSISTQAAQLSVAKSKMGANQKAQAVEITNKNGEKESIVRAENGAVVYINAKGEKSEYQNAYINITNKQSGKQTLGMVHTIQIFMLLAASVMMIYTGIKSAKIAQNEIFHSGMVALVAIYGISWMADTMFHSHIEMLKGSLGEAMKAYPWMYIIIGMLISKFLNSQAAAAATFVPLAVAIGVNPGVIIAFATACYGYFILPTYPSDLAAIQFDRSGTTQIGKYVINHSFIIPGLIGVFSSCAVGYVFAKFYGFL, from the coding sequence ATGGAATTTTTAACATCTTTGAGTGAAAGCACGCAATTTACGCTTCAGCTAATAGTTGTGCTTGGTTGTTTGTTCTACGGAGCAAAAAAAGGCGGTATGGCACTTGGTATATTAGGCGGTATAGGTCTTATAATCCTAGTGTTTGGTTTTGGTATGGCACCTGGAAAACCAGCGGTTGATGTTATTTTAACTATTTTGGCTGTTGTTGTTGCTAGTGCGACTCTTCAGGCTACTGGCGGTCTTGATGTTATGCTTCAGATAGCTGAAAAAGTGCTAAGAAAAAATCCAAAATTTGTATGTATTTTAGCTCCATTTTGCGGTTGGTTGCTAACAATTTTGTGTGGAACAGGACACACGGTTTATACCTTGCTTCCTATTATCTATGACGTATCTATTAAGAGCGGTATACGCCCAGAGCGTCCTTTGGCTGCAACTACGATATCATCACAGTTAGCTATCATTGCTAGTCCAGTTTCTGTTGCTGGTGTTTCTATGGTTGCTGTTTTGCTTGGAACTGGAACGGCTATAGCTGGTTTTTCAAGCTATCTTGACCTATTAAAAGTTACTATCCCTTCTACATTTTTAGGTATGATTTTCATTGGAATTTACTCTATTTTTAGGGGTAAAGACTTAGATAAAGATGAAGAATTTCAAGCTAAACTTAAAGATCCTGAGCAGAAAAAATATATTTACGGCTCTGATGATGTAAAATCATTTATCGGTATAAAACTTCCTGCTAAGCAGTGGAACTCAATGTGGATATTCTTAGCTGCTATCGCTGTTGTTGCGGTTTTGGGCTACTACAAAGAGCTTCGCCCAAGCTGGAACGTATCAAAAGACGCAGCTGTTGTTCAGATAATGGTTGATTTACCAACTGAGAAAAAGGTTTTAAAAGCGATTTCTGTTAAAGAGGGTTCTATCTCAACTCAAGCTGCTCAGCTAAGTGTTGCAAAGAGCAAAATGGGTGCAAACCAAAAGGCTCAAGCTGTTGAGATAACAAATAAAAATGGCGAAAAAGAGAGCATTGTCCGCGCTGAAAATGGTGCTGTTGTGTATATAAACGCAAAAGGCGAAAAGAGCGAGTATCAAAATGCTTACATAAATATCACAAACAAGCAGTCAGGCAAACAAACTCTTGGTATGGTTCATACTATCCAAATTTTTATGCTTCTAGCTGCTTCAGTTATGATGATTTACACAGGTATCAAATCAGCTAAAATCGCTCAAAATGAAATTTTCCACAGCGGTATGGTTGCACTTGTTGCGATTTATGGTATCTCTTGGATGGCTGATACGATGTTCCACTCACACATTGAAATGCTTAAAGGCTCACTTGGCGAAGCTATGAAAGCATATCCGTGGATGTATATTATTATTGGTATGCTAATCTCAAAATTCCTTAACTCTCAAGCTGCTGCAGCTGCTACATTTGTACCACTAGCTGTTGCTATAGGTGTTAATCCAGGCGTTATTATAGCTTTTGCTACCGCTTGTTATGGATATTTTATCCTGCCAACTTATCCAAGCGACCTTGCTGCTATCCAGTTTGACCGCTCAGGAACTACACAAATAGGAAAATATGTTATTAATCACAGCTTTATTATACCGGGCTTAATCGGTGTATTCTCATCTTGTGCTGTTGGTTATGTATTTGCTAAATTCTACGGATTTTTATAA
- the larC gene encoding nickel pincer cofactor biosynthesis protein LarC, whose protein sequence is MIIYYDASAGISGDMNIAALLELGVNFDELKDELLKLNLADEYELELTKVVKNGISASKFDVKLKTHTHERSFKQIKELIQSSNLSQNVKDRAISIFTTIAVAEAKIHNKQIDDIHFHEIGATDSIIDIVGACICYEILGIDEFVSSSIELGGGIVKCEHGELSVPVPAVCEILSGKNVSINRANYEMTTPTGAGILATLCKDSVQRQNFNIKKIGYGAGSKDNENFANVLKIMLCEKSTQNTTNVMIETNIDDMSAESLAFACEVLLKAGANDVFCTPIIMKKGRAGVKLSVLAKPNDAQKLKELIFTHTSAIGLREYEVSKCELPRKVKSVNTKFGEVRVKISDFNGKQKAKAEFEDCKTLAIKHNVSIDEVAKEALSEKN, encoded by the coding sequence ATGATAATTTACTATGACGCAAGTGCAGGAATAAGTGGCGATATGAATATCGCTGCCCTGCTTGAACTTGGTGTAAATTTTGATGAGTTAAAAGATGAGCTTTTAAAGCTTAATCTTGCAGATGAGTATGAGTTAGAGCTAACAAAGGTCGTTAAAAACGGCATAAGTGCGAGTAAATTTGATGTCAAACTAAAAACACACACTCACGAGCGAAGCTTTAAGCAGATAAAAGAGCTTATTCAAAGCTCAAATTTAAGCCAAAATGTAAAAGATAGAGCCATTAGCATATTTACAACAATAGCCGTTGCCGAAGCAAAAATTCACAACAAACAAATTGATGATATACACTTTCACGAGATAGGTGCTACTGATAGTATTATAGATATCGTTGGAGCTTGTATATGTTATGAAATTTTAGGCATTGATGAGTTTGTAAGCTCATCTATTGAGCTTGGTGGTGGCATAGTAAAGTGCGAACACGGAGAGCTTAGTGTGCCTGTCCCTGCTGTGTGCGAGATTTTATCTGGCAAAAATGTAAGCATAAATAGGGCAAATTACGAGATGACTACGCCAACAGGTGCTGGTATTTTAGCCACTCTTTGTAAAGACTCTGTACAAAGGCAAAATTTTAATATTAAAAAGATAGGTTATGGAGCAGGAAGTAAAGATAACGAAAATTTCGCAAATGTCTTAAAGATAATGCTTTGTGAAAAATCCACGCAAAATACAACAAACGTGATGATAGAAACAAATATTGATGATATGAGTGCCGAAAGTCTAGCATTTGCCTGTGAAGTGCTATTAAAAGCTGGTGCAAATGATGTTTTTTGCACACCAATCATAATGAAAAAGGGCAGAGCTGGTGTCAAACTAAGTGTATTAGCAAAGCCAAACGACGCACAAAAGCTTAAAGAGCTTATCTTTACTCACACTAGTGCAATCGGACTAAGGGAGTATGAGGTTAGCAAATGCGAACTGCCTCGCAAGGTTAAGAGCGTAAATACAAAATTTGGCGAAGTTAGGGTTAAAATTTCAGATTTTAACGGCAAACAAAAGGCAAAAGCCGAATTTGAAGATTGTAAAACATTAGCCATAAAACACAACGTAAGCATTGATGAAGTAGCAAAAGAGGCACTAAGTGAGAAAAATTGA
- the larA gene encoding nickel-dependent lactate racemase, translating into MNVSIKYGKDDSFNINIDDKNLVGIYEPNEVKKQDEHKLIKDALANPINQANFDDFINTNDKIVIIVNDGTRPTPTSKVLAQIYPKLRDKDKIFIIANGCHRDPTVDEYYMIFSKEIYEEVSKKGEVHSHNAKTDEMSYLGESKNGTQMYLNKIVAQAKKVIVIGSVEPHYFAGYTGGRKAFLPGTARYDTIEQNHKLALSQDAQALRLDGNPVHEDMIDAMKVLAGIDVFAIMTVLDSDHGVYYVSCGDLNDSFYDCIKKADEVFCVDIAQKGDIVISVAPYPMDVDLYQAQKALDNGKLALKKDGVLIMVAKCRTGIGPDTFYKLMSSADTPQKVIDKIADGFHLGYHKAAKMAEISLWAKTWAVSDLTDEQMKAVHLKPYHDLQTAINDALKDRGDDAKIVILPAGSITVPKVK; encoded by the coding sequence ATGAACGTTTCTATAAAATACGGCAAAGACGATAGTTTTAATATAAACATCGACGATAAAAATTTAGTTGGAATTTACGAGCCAAACGAGGTTAAAAAGCAAGATGAGCATAAGCTTATCAAGGACGCTCTTGCAAATCCTATAAATCAAGCAAATTTTGATGATTTTATCAACACAAACGATAAAATAGTAATAATCGTAAATGACGGCACACGCCCCACCCCAACTTCAAAAGTTTTAGCCCAAATTTATCCAAAACTACGCGATAAAGATAAAATTTTCATCATCGCAAATGGTTGTCACAGAGATCCAACAGTAGATGAATACTATATGATATTTTCAAAAGAGATTTACGAAGAGGTCAGCAAAAAGGGCGAAGTCCATAGCCATAACGCAAAAACAGATGAGATGAGCTATCTTGGCGAGAGTAAAAACGGCACACAGATGTATCTAAATAAAATAGTAGCACAAGCCAAAAAGGTAATCGTCATAGGCTCAGTTGAACCACACTACTTTGCAGGCTACACAGGTGGTAGAAAGGCATTTTTGCCTGGTACAGCAAGATATGATACGATCGAGCAAAATCACAAACTAGCCCTAAGCCAAGACGCACAAGCCCTAAGACTTGATGGCAACCCAGTTCACGAAGATATGATTGACGCGATGAAAGTTTTAGCAGGAATCGATGTCTTTGCCATTATGACGGTGTTAGATAGCGATCACGGGGTTTATTATGTAAGCTGTGGCGATCTAAATGATAGCTTTTATGATTGTATTAAAAAGGCTGACGAAGTATTTTGTGTTGACATAGCACAAAAGGGCGATATCGTAATAAGTGTAGCTCCATACCCAATGGACGTTGATTTATATCAAGCACAAAAAGCCTTAGATAACGGCAAACTAGCACTTAAAAAAGATGGCGTTTTAATAATGGTCGCAAAGTGCCGAACTGGCATAGGTCCAGATACATTTTATAAGCTTATGAGCTCAGCAGACACACCACAAAAGGTAATTGATAAAATAGCCGATGGATTTCATCTAGGATATCACAAAGCAGCAAAGATGGCTGAAATTTCACTTTGGGCAAAGACTTGGGCTGTAAGTGATCTAACTGATGAACAGATGAAAGCTGTGCATTTAAAGCCATATCACGACCTACAAACTGCAATCAATGACGCATTAAAAGATCGCGGAGATGACGCAAAGATAGTTATACTACCAGCTGGTTCTATAACAGTTCCAAAAGTAAAATAA